Proteins co-encoded in one Dreissena polymorpha isolate Duluth1 chromosome 12, UMN_Dpol_1.0, whole genome shotgun sequence genomic window:
- the LOC127853228 gene encoding uncharacterized protein LOC127853228 isoform X3, with the protein MGRRPNFPREKTLQPRLPRELPRITRAATLLIREPTFLSRRELTFFNGGKHAAEDGRKRASTLPPLEREPTFQRKPKHFNPYEGTSEEAGDSHWNKSYEKVSIEVNNKVKTHLKRQLLQRFERRLRRMEEAFAGEDGERHGRDYHPWEGKAKQKKSGKKDIFSKYSETGENRDAQLRKNAKGDQPLPEIVTKGVDGTGNGMQKGSSNGTCDDANGHVSDDEKSDDSLTSPRHEEKFDVVEVKSRLKWENFRTMAVSPVQTPHVARPMTREQTRLGFSERMSRILRGHVHITCPLKNRAVRVYLCSGFTESEAERTVLTERVFPELREFCALHGREFQMVDPYWGLRTADAEDHSLPAVCLEQLERCSKDPLQPVHAVVILTDKYGTPVLPNSLQADDFETLYNRVYQSTKSQRSAIAQQIAAIEETLPTGSDGGNEQRVSVTSIEGQASKPADTKETKGVAKMASDTAENTVSQLPEGVRLSRKEAEKRDQQQVKALKDKLSLLPEPELLQEWYRRDDNSQTPVYRLQPISSLIKDYGRGDAGRREQTRQAWEEVRIKLINMIDLYGHTHYRKSLLEIELDHLFNDPGFHGDHCIVVNRTFDDIDAKLDDFGADDFTDVTSTKPFQINVEARNRLRKLRQEIIPSKVNDQQIFNFPTVWVPGGVRIGGERFHQMYLDRMCRQVCDVMKRRLLDSFREEGVDTVEENELFAEVAEHVLFFQDRSRRFQGMKETLQVIKGYTRSNCHAPLIVHGKPGCGKSAVLAKAAKETFKWLKGKSACVLVRSVGATQASRNIRHLLYDICRQLCVAYNVSHTSVPTDYVSLVNDLTTRLSLAKSERPLVIYLDALDRLKDDHHGRTLSWLPKVLPDHVHVIVSTLPDDNLEILPSAKSLLGDDTGMFLEIPDLQESDSMVIMNHLCNIHNHSLTQSQFDIRFNMLNKCPSPLYLTLIFEDALNWRSYTEINESKLPDTVKKFAAVKFVQMEVKFGEAFVRRALGYVTAARNGLTDHEMLDLLSLDDTVMAEVATSHPLVRRRIPPSMWLRLRKELSMYLCEISADNVRTIQWAHSDFHEAAVERYLKQRDKAPSYHKAVAEYFSGVWVDKPKPFPGSEKGVLRHVALQPLCWQPKDAKNDGAARVYNLRKINELPHHLLRSQQTQLYKSEAMCNFEWVLAKLCGTSLRGLVEEYHIGLEADPLDQDLKLLSDTLQLSATAVLRDPRQLAGQLVGRLQGIVNRDVPATPGDPPKYPYLHALVAQAKNTSIPALVPSICCLTEPGGILYDLLCGHTKQITAVTTTTDAQKALTAAEDNTLKVWDLKSGKVSATIHEFGKHVSILRTALNNKYVIAVEANIIRIWSLMTKERCLVIDQYLDPPVISIASEGKLLVAFFDGVGALRTWDLEDNFKHVSETKIEGTRVYSDNAVVLAQNSYGDYVLHAFRGSNSATIQHARTGKVIHKLQCHDNSSSIVALAITRDYMILACRQQYMKLHEIHQLEMFDAKKGKYLRSIRGCMQDSFSEIHINLVGSHAIAVCASEASNTSNIMIWNLETEDHKHLAKHSGVSTVSACADFRYCLTAQKGDNTLKIWNISKFINLPMPKLKKSLGVAEIHPMVDNPRYAVARQVNHGPISIWNVAKAKCLANAVRIERGLSESSDVVLIRNCNVVILTERGLKDSKPVFKTVLIYDLRAKRYTKKLTSCNVVPSQAHEYFLLDDETLLGPAETRNHLITWSLVTGKELYRVRTQFSDIGLKGNIRDVDLDHSMQMRASTAKLTPWDRRTESSSAKRRRREKERDEEKRNLEERQKEKQNGIEQFIVSGNLNIVVASFFAHHLVVFNLSSKLHTQTLENENSMLFLHVAALNFDGCCLVHANYDEASKVSYVSLWDTESGQVKKRLKNETDVLAIAITDDGNRVVFGKANKELRIWDPNRKSSDSMKSIKGYDSLEFNVNSRIFILNDGTRAVVFAGDISLWDLENATLLAAFTPDTRIEVVSVAMSGQLITMGVHEFPELIVLKMSGRDVKPIADTEHEDLFGETTGDTSDEEEEDEGEA; encoded by the exons GCTGCAGAAGACGGCCGGAAGCGAGCCTCCACACTTCCGCCCTTGGAAAGGGAGCCAACGTTCCAACGGAAACCCAAACACTTCAACCCATATGAGGGAACATCCGAGGAG GCAGGGGACAGTCACTGGAACAAGAGCTACGAGAAAGTCAGCATCGAGGTGAACAATAAAGTCAAGACCCATCTCAAG CGTCAGTTGCTGCAGCGGTTCGAGCGGCGACTGCGGCGGATGGAGGAGGCTTTTGCGGGGGAGGACGGGGAGAGGCACGGGCGCGACTACCACCCCTGGGAGGGAAAGGCGAAACAG AAAAAGTCCGGAAAGAAAGACATATTTAGCAAGTATTCCGAGACAGGAGAGAATCGTGACGCTCAGCTACGGAAGAACGCGAAGGGCGACCAACCACTGCCTGAGATCGTGACCAAGGGTGTCGATGGGACCGGAAATGGCATGCAGAAAGGATCGTCAAACGGAACGTGTGATGACGCAAATGGTCACGTTAGTGATGACGAGAAATCTGACGACAGCTTGACGTCGCCCCGTCACGAAGAAAAGTTCGATGTAGTTGAAGTAAAATCGAG GCTAAAATGGGAAAACTTTCGCACAATGGCTGTTAGTCCGGTGCAGACGCCGCATGTGGCCCGCCCAATGACTCGCGAGCAGACAAGATTGGGCTTCTCGGAGCGCATGTCCCGGATACTGCGCGGCCACGTGCATATCACGTGTCCTCTAAAGAACAGAGCTGTGCGCGTGTACTTATGTTCGGGATTCACAG AATCCGAGGCGGAGAGAACAGTTCTTACGGAGCGAGTGTTTCCGGAACTGCGAGAGTTCTGCGCGCTCCATGGACGCGAGTTCCAGATGGTTGACCCGTACTGGGGATTGCGTACCGCCGACGCCGAAGATCACAGCCTACCGGCGGTCTGCCTGGAGCAGCTGGAGCGGTGTTCCAAGGACCCCCTTCAGCCCGTACATGCCGTT GTGATATTGACGGACAAGTACGGTACGCCAGTGCTTCCGAACTCTCTACAAGCAGACGACTTCGAGACGCTGTACAACCGTGTGTACCAGTCCACGAAAAGTCAGCGGTCAGCAATCGCGCAACAGATAGCCGCCATTGAGGAGACATTGCCAACAGGAAGTGACGGGGGCAACGAACAGCGCGTAAGTGTCACTAGCATAGAGGGGCAAGCCAGTAAACCGGCTGATACAAAAGAAACAAAGGGAGTCGCAAAAATGGCAAGCGATACGGCGGAAAATACTGTATCTCAGCTCCCGGAAGGTGTCAGACTGTCGCGGAAAGAAGCGGAGAAACGCGACCAGCAGCAAGTGAAAGCGCTAAAGGATAAGCTCAGTCTTCTACCGGAACCGGAACTTCTACAAGAATGGTATCGCCGTGACGACAACTCACAGACGCCTGTTTATCGTTTGCAGCCTATCAG CTCGCTAATCAAGGACTACGGTCGCGGGGACGCGGGCAGGAGGGAGCAGACGAGACAAGCGTGGGAGGAGGTGCGCATCAAACTGATCAACATGATCGACCTCTATGGACACACGCACTATCGGAAGTCGT TACTTGAGATTGAGCTCGATCACCTGTTTAACGACCCTGGTTTCCATGGAGACCACTGTATCGTTGTCAACAGAACGTTTGATGACATTGACGCCAAACTTGACGACTTTGGCGCAGACGACTTTACGGATGTGACGTCAACAAAGCCGTTCCAGATTAATGTAGAAGCGCGAAATCGCTTGAGAAAGCTTCGACAAGAAATAATTCCTTCCAAG GTGAATGATCAGCAAATCTTTAATTTCCCGACGGTTTGGGTGCCAGGTGGCGTACGTATCGGCGGTGAGCGCTTTCACCAGATGTACTTGGACCGCATGTGCCGCCAGGTGTGTGACGTCATGAAGCGGCGTCTGCTCGACAGCTTCCGAGAGGAGGGAGTAGACACTGTGGAAGAAAATGAATTGTTCGCAGAAGTTGCCGAGCATGTGTTATTCTTTCAAGACCG TTCACGGCGATTTCAGGGCATGAAGGAAACTCTGCAAGTAATCAAAGGGTACACTCGCTCAAATTGTCACGCGCCGCTGATCGTGCACGGGAAACCCGGATGTGGGAAGTCCGCAGTTCTTGCCAAGGCGGCGAAGGAGACTTTCAAGTGGCTGAAAGG GAAGTCAGCTTGCGTTTTGGTGCGCTCTGTAGGAGCAACTCAAGCTTCCCGTAATATTCGGCATCTCCTGTATGACATATGCCGTCAGCTGTGCGTCGCATATAACGTCAGTCACACCAGTGTGCCTACG GACTATGTGAGCCTGGTCAACGATCTGACCACCCGGCTGTCTCTGGCCAAAAGTGAGCGGCCACTGGTCATCTACTTGGACGCCCTGGATAGACTAAAAG ATGATCACCACGGTCGAACGCTGTCATGGTTACCCAAGGTGCTTCCCGATCACGTTCACGTGATAGTCTCTACTTTACCAGACGACAATTTGGAAATTCTGCCGAGCGCGAAGTCGTTACTAGGCGATGATACGGGCATGTTCCTGGAGATCCCGGACTTACAGGAATCTGACAGCATGGTTATCATGAACCACCTGTGCAATATCCATAATCACTCTCTGACTCAATCACAATTTGACATACGTTTTAATATGCTCAATAAATGTCCTTCGCCTCTGTATCTTACATTAATTTTCGAAGATGCGCTAAATTGGCGGTCTTATACAGAAATTAATGAATCGAAACTTCCAGACACTGTCAAAAAGTTTGCAGCAGTGAAATTTGTTCAGATGGAGGTAAAGTTTGGAGAAGCTTTCGTGCGGCGCGCTCTTGGTTATGTCACAGCGGCTCGCAACGGACTCACAGACCACGAGATGCTGGATCTGCTGTCACTTGATGACACCGTTATGGCGGAAGTCGCTACCTCACATCCGCTTGTTCGACGTCGCATTCCTCCGTCAATGTGGTTAAGACTTCGAAAAGAACTAAGTATGTACCTGTGTGAGATAAGCGCCGATAACGTGCGGACTATTCAGTGGGCGCATTCGGATTTCCACGAGGCGGCAGTGGAACGCTATCTCAAGCAGCGAGACAAGGCGCCGTCATATCATAAGGCAGTGGCGGAATACTTCAGTGGAGTATGGGTGGACAAACCTAAACCATTTCCCGGAAGTGAAAAGGGCGTTTTGAGGCACGTGGCTCTCCAACCTTTGTGTTGGCAACCTAAGGACGCGAAGAATGACGGTGCCGCTCGCGTTTACAATCTCAGGAAGATTAACGAACTTCCACATCACTTGCTGCGATCGCAACAGActcaattgtataaatctgaagCAATGTGCAATTTTGAATGGGTGCTTGCGAAGTTGTGTGGAACGTCACTGCGCGGTCTCGTCGAGGAGTACCACATTGGCCTTGAAGCTGACCCTTTGGACCAAGACCTGAAGCTTCTTTCTGATACGCTCCAGCTCTCGGCTACCGCTGTGCTTCGCGACCCCCGCCAGCTGGCCGGCCAGTTAGTGGGACGCCTACAAGGGATCGTAAATCGCGATGTTCCAGCGACCCCCGGCGATCCTCCCAAGTACCCATATTTGCACGCACTGGTTGCTCAAGCCAAGAACACGTCCATACCTGCTTTAGTTCCTTCAATATGCTGCCTCACCGAGCCAGGTGGAATCTTGTACGATCTACTCTGTGGTCACACCAAGCAGATCACTGCCGTTACAACAACAACGGATGCACAAAAGGCGCTGACGGCGGCAGAGGATAACACCCTGAAAGTATGGGATCTAAAATCAGGAAAAGTGTCTGCTACTATACACGAATTTGGTAAACATGTAAGCATACTAAGGACGGCACTGAATAATAAATACGTTATCGCTGTGGAGGCCAATATCATCCGAATATGGTCTTTAATGACAAAGGAACGTTGTCTCGTAATTGATCAGTACCTAGACCCGCCAGTTATCAGCATTGCGAGCGAAGGAAAACTTCTCGTGGCATTTTTTGACGGCGTCGGAGCTTTAAGGACATGGGACCTTGAGGATAATTTCAAACACGTATCTGAGACAAAAATTGAAGGCACTCGCGTATACAGCGACAATGCCGTTGTGCTAGCTCAGAACTCGTACGGCGATTACGTCTTACATGCCTTCAGGGGAAGCAACTCCGCTACGATTCAGCACGCGCGGACCGGCAAGGTCATCCATAAGCTGCAATGTCACGACAACTCCTCGAGCATCGTGGCTCTGGCCATCACCCGCGACTACATGATCCTGGCCTGCAGGCAGCAGTATATGAAGCTGCACGAGATCCACCAGCTGGAGATGTTCGACGCAAAGAAGGGCAAATATCTTCGGAGCATACGTGGATGCATGCAGGACAGCTTCTCCGAGATTCACATCAACCTGGTCGGATCGCACGCCATTGCAGTGTGCGCGTCCGAGGCAAGCAATACGTCCAATATCATGATATGGAACTTGGAAACGGAGGACCATAAACATCTCGCAAAGCATTCTGGTGTGTCCACTGTTAGCGCGTGCGCCGACTTCAGATATTGTCTTACAGCGCAAAAGGGAGATAACACACTTAAAATTTGGAACATCAGCAAATTTATCAATCTGCCGATGCCAAAACTTAAAAAGTCGTTAGGTGTGGCAGAAATCCACCCAATGGTTGATAATCCAAGGTACGCTGTAGCACGCCAAGTTAACCACGGACCCATCAGTATTTGGAACGTTGCGAAGGCGAAGTGTCTTGCGAACGCCGTCCGCATTGAACGCGGGCTTTCGGAGTCCTCGGACGTTGTCCTTATACGGAACTGCAATGTGGTCATTCTCACTGAGAGGGGGTTGAAAGACTCTAAACCTGTGTTTAAGACCGTGCTGATTTATGACCTCCGGGCAAAGCGCTACACAAAGAAGCTTACCAGTTGTAACGTTGTACCGTCTCAAGCACACGAGTACTTCCTGCTGGATGACGAGACGCTACTGGGCCCAGCGGAAACCAGAAACCATCTGATCACATGGAGTCTAGTAACGGGTAAAGAACTGTATCGAGTGCGGACTCAGTTTAGCGATATCGGCCTAAAGGGAAATATACGGGACGTCGATTTGGATCACTCGATGCAAATGCGAGCGAGCACAGCGAAGCTTACACCGTGGGACAGACGCACGGAGAGCAGCTCCGCGAAACGAAGACGGCGGGAAAAGGAACGCGATGAGGAAAAGAGAAATTTAGAGGAGAGACAGAAGGAAAAGCAAAACGGAATAGAACAGTTCATTGTGAGTGGCAATCTTAACATAGTTGTAGCATCGTTCTTTGCACACCACCTAGTAGTATTTAATCTTAGCTCCAAGCTACACACACAGACGCTTGAGAATGAGAACTCCATGCTGTTCCTGCATGTCGCTGCGCTCAACTTCGACGGTTGCTGTCTGGTACATGCGAACTATGACGAGGCGTCCAAGGTCAGCTACGTCTCTCTGTGGGACACCGAATCCGGGCAGGTGAAAAAGCGCCTTAAGAATGAAACAGACGTCCTTGCTATTGCCATTACCGACGATGGCAACAGAGTGGTTTTTGGTAAAGCGAACAAGGAACTACGCATTTGGGATCCAAATAGGAAATCCTCGGACTCTATGAAGAGTATCAAAGGATATGACAGTCTAGAATTCAATGTGAACAGTAGAATATTTATCCTGAACGATGGTACGCGTGCGGTTGTTTTCGCGGGGGACATTTCACTTTGGGACCTGGAGAACGCAACGCTTCTGGCCGCCTTCACGCCGGACACGCGCATCGAGGTGGTCAGCGTCGCAATGAGTGGTCAGCTGATCACTATGGGCGTGCACGAGTTCCCCGAGTTGATCGTGCTCAAGATGAGCGGAAGGGACGTGAAGCCGATCGCAGACACCGAACACGAGGACCTGTTCGGCGAAACCACGGGCGACACGTCCGACGAGGAGGAGGAAGACGAAGGGGAAGCGTGA